In Vigna angularis cultivar LongXiaoDou No.4 chromosome 8, ASM1680809v1, whole genome shotgun sequence, one DNA window encodes the following:
- the LOC128193776 gene encoding putative calcium-transporting ATPase 13, plasma membrane-type, with amino-acid sequence MPPIGRVEPLITRVMWRNLISHALYQVMVQLVLEFRGTSIFDVTKKVKNTIIFNSFVLCQVFNEFNARELEKKNIFKGLGKNRLFIVIVSLTVVLQLVMVEFLKKFANTERLTWEQWGVCVRIGALSWPIVVLVKCIPVARKK; translated from the coding sequence ATGCCACCTATAGGTAGAGTTGAGCCACTGATAACTAGAGTTATGTGGAGGAACCTGATTTCACATGCATTGTACCAGGTTATGGTACAACTGGTTTTAGAATTCAGGGGAACATCAATCTTTGATGTTACTAAGAAGGTGAAGAACACAATTATCTTCAATTCTTTTGTCCTCTGCCAAGTGTTCAATGAGTTCAATGCAAGGGAGCTGGAGAAGAAGAACATATTTAAGGGACTTGGTAAGAATAGGTTGTTCATTGTAATTGTGAGCCTAACTGTTGTTCTTCAGCTAGTGATGGTTGAGTTTCTGAAAAAGTTTGCCAATACTGAGAGATTGACTTGGGAGCAATGGGGTGTTTGTGTTAGAATTGGAGCTTTGTCTTGGCCAATTGTTGTGCTGGTGAAGTGTATCCCAGTTGCTCGCAAGAAGTAG